One Janthinobacterium sp. TB1-E2 genomic region harbors:
- a CDS encoding TIGR00266 family protein, which produces MPVFNITGDVDPFLHVSLAKGEKIYCESNAMVMMETNLELKGKMTGGIGAALMRTFANGESFFQQHIEAMRGDGDCLLSPTLPGAMRVLEVGAQQYMISDGAFVAASSGVELKVRTQSLGNALFAQSGGFFITETAGSGQLAVSGFGAMSILEVTPGKDVVIDNSHVVCWDNRLQYEISMTTGSSGGFLGNLINSQTSGEGMVLKFSGTGKILVCSRNRAAFLAWTQSKPA; this is translated from the coding sequence ATGCCAGTTTTCAATATTACCGGGGACGTCGACCCGTTCCTGCATGTGTCGCTTGCCAAGGGTGAGAAGATTTATTGCGAATCCAATGCGATGGTGATGATGGAAACCAATCTTGAGCTGAAAGGCAAGATGACTGGCGGCATAGGCGCCGCGCTGATGCGCACCTTTGCCAACGGGGAATCGTTCTTTCAGCAGCATATCGAAGCCATGCGGGGCGACGGCGACTGTCTGTTGTCGCCGACTCTGCCTGGCGCGATGCGGGTGCTCGAGGTTGGCGCCCAGCAATACATGATCAGCGACGGCGCCTTCGTGGCGGCCAGTTCTGGCGTGGAATTGAAGGTGCGCACGCAGAGCCTTGGCAATGCGCTGTTTGCCCAGAGCGGTGGTTTTTTCATTACCGAGACGGCAGGCAGCGGCCAGTTGGCGGTGTCCGGTTTTGGCGCGATGTCGATACTGGAAGTGACGCCTGGCAAAGACGTGGTGATCGATAACTCGCACGTCGTGTGCTGGGATAACCGCCTGCAATACGAAATTTCCATGACGACCGGCAGCAGCGGCGGCTTTCTGGGCAATTTGATCAATAGCCAGACCAGCGGCGAGGGCATGGTATTGAAGTTTTCAGGCACGGGAAAAATCCTCGTGTGCTCGCGCAACCGCGCGGCCTTCCTCGCCTGGACCCAAAGCAAGCCGGCGTAA
- a CDS encoding TerD family protein has product MSVNLSKGQKISLDKEAGTTLTRITMGLGWDAAKTKGFLGFGSKTEAVDLDASCVMFDENKSTSDIVWFRQLKSKDGSIVHTGDNRTGAGDGDDEQINVDLSKVPAHVKSLVFTVNSFTGQNFSQVENAYCRILNASNNQEVARFNLSVQGTHTAQIMAKLYRHNGEWKMHAIGENGNGRTFDDLMPQIAVHL; this is encoded by the coding sequence ATGTCTGTCAATTTGAGCAAAGGCCAGAAGATTTCTCTGGACAAAGAAGCTGGTACCACCCTGACCCGTATCACCATGGGCCTGGGCTGGGATGCGGCCAAGACCAAGGGTTTCCTCGGTTTCGGTTCGAAGACGGAAGCCGTCGACCTGGACGCGTCGTGCGTCATGTTCGATGAAAACAAGAGCACGTCCGACATCGTCTGGTTCCGCCAGCTGAAAAGCAAGGACGGCAGCATTGTCCACACGGGCGACAACCGTACGGGCGCGGGCGATGGCGACGACGAACAGATCAATGTCGATCTGTCGAAAGTGCCGGCACACGTGAAAAGCCTCGTTTTCACCGTCAACAGCTTTACTGGCCAGAATTTCTCGCAGGTGGAAAACGCCTATTGCCGCATCTTGAATGCCAGCAATAACCAGGAAGTCGCGCGTTTCAACCTGTCTGTGCAAGGTACCCACACGGCACAGATCATGGCCAAGCTGTACCGCCATAACGGCGAATGGAAGATGCACGCCATCGGCGAAAACGGCAACGGTCGCACGTTTGACGACCTGATGCCGCAGATAGCCGTGCATCTATAA
- a CDS encoding TerD family protein — translation MAISLQKGGNVNLSKEAPGISKMIIGLGWDARATDGAAFDIDGSVFLLKADGKVRADVDMIFYNNLKSSDGSVTHSGDNTTGAGDGDDETVMVDLATVPAEIDKIAVCVTIHDAEARKQNFGMVSKAYVRCVNANGNTEIARFDLSEDGSAETAMVFGEIYRNGADWKFKAIGQGYKGGLGPLAASFGVGV, via the coding sequence ATGGCAATCAGTCTGCAAAAAGGCGGCAACGTCAACCTGAGCAAAGAAGCTCCTGGCATCTCGAAGATGATCATCGGCCTGGGCTGGGATGCCCGCGCCACCGATGGCGCCGCGTTCGACATCGACGGTTCCGTATTCCTGTTGAAGGCGGACGGCAAGGTACGCGCCGACGTCGACATGATTTTCTACAACAACCTGAAATCGAGCGACGGTTCCGTCACCCACTCGGGCGACAACACCACGGGCGCTGGCGATGGCGATGATGAAACCGTCATGGTCGACCTGGCCACAGTGCCAGCCGAGATCGACAAGATCGCCGTCTGCGTCACGATTCACGATGCCGAAGCGCGCAAGCAAAACTTTGGTATGGTATCGAAGGCGTACGTGCGTTGCGTGAATGCCAACGGCAACACGGAAATCGCCCGCTTCGACCTGTCGGAAGACGGCTCGGCCGAAACGGCGATGGTCTTCGGCGAAATCTACCGCAATGGCGCCGATTGGAAATTCAAGGCCATCGGCCAGGGATATAAGGGCGGTCTGGGCCCACTGGCTGCCTCCTTTGGTGTCGGTGTTTAA